In bacterium 336/3, the following proteins share a genomic window:
- a CDS encoding biotin synthase (catalyzes the formation of biotin from dethiobiotin) encodes MIRNNWTREEIAKIYHQPVLELIYQAATVHRQYNDPNEVQVCTLLSIKTGGCPEDCAYCPQAARYQTDVKVEKLMSSQEVLQKALEAKEAGSTRFCMGAAWREVRDNKDFDRVLEMVKGVSTMGLEVCCTLGMLTEDQAQKLKDAGLYAYNHNLDTSEEFYDDIISTRTYKDRLDTLENVSKAKISVCSGGIIGMGEKVEDRIGMLYTLATLPQHPESVPVNALVPVEGTPLEDQEKVSVWEMVRMIATARILMPKAMVRLSAGRVRMTIEEQALCFMAGANSIFAGDKLLTTPNPAYVADKEMFQILNIVPRQAYKNELETV; translated from the coding sequence ATGATAAGAAACAATTGGACTCGCGAGGAAATTGCTAAAATTTATCATCAGCCTGTTTTAGAACTCATCTATCAAGCAGCAACTGTACACCGTCAATATAATGACCCTAATGAGGTACAAGTATGTACTTTATTGTCTATTAAAACTGGTGGTTGTCCAGAAGATTGTGCTTATTGCCCTCAAGCTGCTCGTTATCAGACTGATGTAAAAGTAGAAAAGCTTATGAGCTCTCAAGAGGTACTTCAGAAGGCTTTAGAAGCTAAAGAAGCTGGTAGTACACGCTTTTGTATGGGAGCAGCATGGCGAGAAGTAAGAGACAACAAAGACTTTGACAGAGTTTTAGAAATGGTAAAAGGGGTTTCTACAATGGGTTTAGAAGTTTGCTGTACATTGGGTATGCTTACTGAAGACCAAGCCCAAAAACTCAAAGACGCTGGTTTATATGCTTATAACCATAATTTAGATACGAGCGAAGAATTTTACGATGATATTATCAGTACCAGAACTTATAAAGACAGATTAGATACCTTAGAGAATGTGAGTAAGGCTAAAATTTCTGTTTGTTCTGGTGGTATTATTGGTATGGGTGAAAAAGTTGAAGATAGAATTGGAATGCTTTATACACTTGCTACGCTACCTCAACATCCTGAATCTGTACCTGTAAATGCTTTAGTGCCTGTAGAAGGTACTCCTCTTGAAGACCAAGAAAAAGTATCAGTTTGGGAAATGGTTCGTATGATTGCCACAGCGAGAATATTGATGCCTAAAGCTATGGTAAGACTTTCGGCAGGTAGAGTCAGAATGACTATTGAAGAACAAGCTTTGTGTTTCATGGCAGGAGCTAACTCTATTTTTGCAGGAGATAAGTTACTAACTACGCCTAACCCTGCGTATGTAGCAGATAAAGAAATGTTCCAGATATTAAATATTGTACCAAGACAAGCTTACAAAAACGAATTGGAAACAGTATAA